Proteins co-encoded in one Candidatus Zixiibacteriota bacterium genomic window:
- a CDS encoding redoxin domain-containing protein: MSSKAATDTTGYRLLIGQQFPNVEVLDLDGNVTKTSQILGQGRVFLFLEPTCSYCVKIIDRWRDQFEKKLMSPEEVAAIVPASVEAAQAYQRLQSLPFAVYVDTGLIFMNRFQVTDFPLQLVVGKSGTIHDYNFQVDRQIFADQIRRQFEK; this comes from the coding sequence GTGTCGTCGAAGGCGGCTACTGATACTACCGGCTATCGCCTGTTGATTGGTCAGCAATTTCCCAATGTTGAGGTGCTCGACCTTGACGGTAACGTGACAAAAACCAGCCAGATTCTCGGGCAAGGCCGGGTATTTCTGTTCCTGGAACCGACTTGCAGTTACTGCGTCAAGATCATTGACCGCTGGCGCGACCAATTCGAGAAGAAGCTCATGTCTCCGGAAGAGGTTGCGGCAATCGTGCCCGCAAGTGTGGAGGCCGCGCAGGCGTACCAGCGCCTGCAGTCACTCCCGTTTGCAGTGTATGTTGATACCGGACTTATCTTCATGAATCGTTTTCAAGTCACTGACTTCCCGCTGCAGCTGGTCGTCGGCAAGTCGGGCACCATCCACGACTACAACTTCCAGGTCGATCGCCAGATCTTCGCCGACCAGATTCGCCGGCAGTTCGAGAAATAA
- a CDS encoding methylated-DNA--[protein]-cysteine S-methyltransferase has product MPKRTQNPDTSKLSPFHQCVVDVIRRIPRGKVTSYGQIAALAGEPRAARQVVRILHTQSEKHGLPWYRVINKQGRISLPHHGGYELQKSLLKKEGVRFNRDDVIDLARFGWKPRLR; this is encoded by the coding sequence ATGCCGAAGCGAACGCAAAATCCCGACACCTCGAAGTTAAGCCCATTTCACCAGTGCGTTGTCGACGTCATTCGGCGCATTCCGCGCGGCAAAGTGACATCATACGGCCAGATTGCCGCCCTGGCAGGTGAGCCGCGCGCGGCACGACAGGTGGTCAGGATTCTGCACACCCAGAGCGAAAAGCACGGCCTCCCGTGGTATCGGGTGATCAACAAGCAGGGGCGGATATCATTGCCGCATCATGGAGGCTATGAGCTTCAGAAGTCACTATTGAAGAAGGAGGGTGTTCGGTTCAATCGCGACGACGTCATCGACCTTGCCCGCTTTGGCTGGAAACCGCGCCTCCGTTAG